Proteins from a single region of Gordonia hongkongensis:
- the murG gene encoding undecaprenyldiphospho-muramoylpentapeptide beta-N-acetylglucosaminyltransferase, which translates to MVVAGGGTAGHIEPALAVADAVSRIDPTARITALGTSRGLEVDLVPERGYDLQLIPPVPLPRKPGLDLARTPGRLLGSVAATRKVLDEVDADVVIGFGGYVSVPAYLAAQMHLRRRNRIPIVIHEANASAGIANKVGARFADRVLAAVDGSGLDATVVGIPVRGVLAELDRPALRAKARHYFGLDDDAPTLLVFGGSQGAQRLNDAVSGAAKTLGEAGIGVLHAYGPKNSIDPAVVDDAPPYRAVGYLKRMDLAYAAADLVMCRSGAMTVAEVSATGLPAIYVPLPHGNGEQRLNALPVVEAGGGLLVDDATVDADWVAREVPALLTDWARLQEMSVAAAGTGHRDAAAAVATAAIELAQDFRAGRRRGGRSARER; encoded by the coding sequence GTGGTCGTCGCAGGCGGCGGCACGGCCGGTCACATCGAACCCGCCCTCGCCGTCGCCGACGCGGTCAGCCGCATCGATCCGACGGCCCGTATCACGGCTCTGGGTACCAGTCGGGGCCTCGAAGTCGATCTCGTCCCGGAACGCGGATACGACCTGCAGCTGATCCCGCCGGTGCCGTTGCCGCGCAAACCCGGCCTCGACCTGGCGCGCACCCCCGGTCGTCTGCTGGGTTCGGTGGCCGCCACCCGCAAGGTTCTCGACGAGGTGGACGCCGACGTGGTCATCGGTTTCGGTGGTTACGTCTCGGTGCCGGCGTACCTCGCGGCGCAGATGCACCTGCGCCGACGCAATCGGATCCCGATCGTCATCCATGAGGCCAATGCCTCGGCCGGCATCGCCAACAAGGTCGGTGCCCGCTTCGCCGATCGGGTCCTGGCGGCGGTCGACGGTTCCGGGCTCGATGCGACGGTCGTCGGAATCCCGGTGCGCGGTGTCCTCGCCGAACTGGACCGGCCCGCCCTGCGGGCGAAGGCGCGCCACTACTTCGGACTCGACGACGACGCTCCGACGCTGCTCGTCTTCGGCGGCTCGCAGGGCGCGCAACGACTCAACGACGCCGTGTCGGGCGCGGCGAAGACACTGGGTGAGGCCGGCATCGGCGTGCTGCACGCCTACGGTCCCAAGAACTCGATCGACCCCGCTGTCGTCGACGACGCGCCGCCCTATCGCGCCGTCGGATATCTGAAGCGGATGGATCTCGCGTACGCCGCCGCCGATCTGGTGATGTGCCGGTCCGGTGCGATGACCGTCGCCGAGGTGTCGGCGACCGGGTTGCCCGCGATCTATGTCCCGCTGCCGCACGGGAACGGCGAACAACGACTGAATGCGCTTCCGGTCGTGGAGGCGGGCGGGGGACTGCTCGTCGACGATGCGACGGTGGACGCCGACTGGGTTGCTCGCGAAGTGCCTGCGCTGCTGACGGATTGGGCTCGGCTGCAGGAGATGTCGGTCGCTGCCGCGGGCACCGGGCATCGGGACGCCGCGGCGGCGGTGGCCACTGCCGCCATCGAACTCGCGCAGGATTTCCGGGCCGGACGTCGTCGCGGTGGGAGGTCGGCCCGTGAACGATGA
- the murD gene encoding UDP-N-acetylmuramoyl-L-alanine--D-glutamate ligase: MADRPAADPTPGGPDPRALAGQTVVVGGAGTAGLSATRFLATLGANVLLADDRFAGADAPPVDRNAAAAAVAGVAELMSHGVEPVAVADLLTGPGRLATATVVIVSPGFAPTHHLVAAAATAGVPVWGEVELAWRVDVAGLLGEPRTWLVVTGTNGKTTTTSMLAGIVEASGRTGAACGNIGLPVLDAMQAEPRVDVLCAELSSFQLYWAPSVRPQAGVVLNVAEDHLDWHGTFEAYALAKAGALRGAVSVVGLDDPVASGLPAAGRRIGFTLREPQPGQLGVANGVLIDRAFDAGRLYDADEVRPAGPSGVADALAASALALAAGIGPEAIRAGLASFRPAGHRGEVVASRNGIDFVDDSKATNPHAAQAAVAAFDRVVLIAGGLLKGASMDEMLTAVGDRLAGVVAIGRDRDLVIEAIARHAPEVPTVTVFTGDDGTVNVHRPGQAGPQASAVDLPGTGSSTSVAVMDRAVEEAWVLAEASPSAPDAVLLAPAAASLDMFAGYGVRGDAFAAAARRIAGSPDTGR; this comes from the coding sequence ATGGCTGATCGCCCGGCGGCCGACCCGACCCCCGGGGGGCCCGACCCGCGCGCCCTGGCCGGCCAGACCGTGGTGGTCGGCGGGGCCGGGACCGCGGGGTTGTCCGCCACCCGGTTCCTGGCGACGCTCGGTGCGAATGTCCTGCTCGCCGACGACCGGTTCGCCGGTGCTGACGCGCCGCCCGTCGACCGGAACGCCGCGGCCGCGGCGGTCGCCGGGGTCGCCGAGCTGATGTCGCACGGCGTCGAACCGGTCGCCGTCGCGGATCTGCTCACCGGTCCCGGGCGACTGGCGACGGCCACGGTCGTGATCGTGTCACCCGGCTTCGCGCCCACCCACCACCTGGTGGCGGCCGCGGCCACCGCCGGCGTACCGGTCTGGGGCGAGGTCGAACTGGCCTGGCGCGTGGACGTCGCGGGACTGCTGGGCGAACCACGCACCTGGCTTGTCGTGACCGGCACCAACGGCAAGACGACGACCACGTCGATGCTCGCCGGGATCGTCGAGGCATCGGGCCGCACGGGTGCGGCCTGCGGCAACATCGGGCTCCCGGTGCTCGACGCGATGCAGGCCGAGCCCAGGGTGGACGTGCTGTGTGCGGAACTGTCGTCATTCCAGCTGTATTGGGCGCCGTCGGTCCGTCCGCAAGCGGGAGTCGTGCTGAACGTGGCCGAGGATCACCTCGACTGGCATGGGACGTTCGAGGCGTACGCACTTGCCAAGGCGGGAGCGCTGCGCGGTGCGGTGAGTGTCGTCGGACTGGACGACCCGGTCGCGTCCGGCCTGCCCGCCGCGGGCCGCCGCATCGGTTTCACGCTGCGCGAGCCGCAGCCCGGACAGCTCGGCGTCGCGAACGGTGTGCTGATCGACCGCGCCTTCGACGCGGGCCGGTTGTACGACGCCGACGAGGTGCGCCCGGCCGGACCGTCGGGTGTCGCCGATGCGCTGGCCGCGTCGGCTCTCGCGCTCGCGGCCGGCATCGGGCCGGAGGCGATACGGGCGGGGCTGGCGTCCTTCCGGCCGGCCGGTCATCGCGGCGAGGTCGTCGCCTCGCGGAACGGGATCGACTTCGTCGACGACTCCAAGGCCACCAACCCCCACGCAGCCCAGGCGGCGGTCGCCGCCTTCGACCGAGTCGTGCTGATCGCGGGCGGTCTGCTCAAGGGGGCGTCGATGGACGAGATGCTCACCGCGGTGGGCGATCGGCTGGCCGGGGTGGTCGCGATCGGCCGTGACCGAGACCTGGTGATCGAGGCGATCGCGCGACACGCCCCAGAAGTCCCAACAGTCACAGTATTCACAGGGGACGATGGCACGGTGAACGTGCATCGTCCGGGACAGGCCGGTCCCCAAGCCTCAGCAGTTGATCTCCCGGGGACGGGCTCCTCGACATCGGTGGCGGTCATGGACCGGGCCGTCGAGGAGGCGTGGGTGCTCGCGGAGGCGAGCCCGTCCGCGCCCGACGCCGTGCTGCTCGCACCCGCGGCGGCCTCGCTGGACATGTTCGCCGGATACGGCGTGCGCGGTGACGCGTTCGCCGCCGCCGCGCGTCGGATCGCCGGCTCGCCCGACACCGGACGCTGA
- the ftsW gene encoding putative lipid II flippase FtsW: MSSRNPAADNDPVDDADDRSGLDGVGDDGVPADNGSADVETGGDAGGRTRTKNERQSVKRGTGGRSAPDDAAGRSAGAAAATAASIPAIVLDAIRNLLARPLASYQLILTMSFLLTTFGLVMVLSASSVEGYSKEGSAYGLFATQVIFALLGLVVFYFMLRIPVRLLRRFAAPAMFVAVVLLALVLIPGVGTLSQGARRWFVIYGLSVQPSELVKVALCIWGAHLLASRRRDNASLRELLVPLVPVAMLVCLLIILEPNLSTTITIAIIVGALLWFAGLPVKVFVSFAVSGIALAVILALAEGYRSQRVMSFLGNVDDPQGAGYQARQATYALANGGVFGVGLGQSSAKWNYLPNAHNDFIFAIIGEELGLLGGLMVVFLFVVLAYIGFRIASRSTDPFLRLMSATITVLITAQAFINIGYVIGLLPVTGIQLPLISAGGTSTLTVLAMLGLLANAARHEPEAVATLTGGSPSRVARWLRLPTPVAYRQTRAESLRDRLDQRRTAGPRPTAGAGRGGRGPQSRRRPPSGPAPSADAGRGRRRFPLPWRRAAETSQRRAAETSQRRAAPSQSARDDRRQGRSSTRSGAGDTRGARSAASGRAGVPRGRVRPGTSSRSGVDYGVGYRGSGSYVRGAGSGASGPYVRGAGSGASGPNVRGAGRR, encoded by the coding sequence ATGAGCAGCCGGAACCCGGCCGCAGACAACGACCCCGTCGACGATGCCGATGACCGCAGCGGTCTCGACGGCGTGGGAGACGATGGTGTCCCTGCCGACAACGGGAGCGCTGATGTCGAGACCGGCGGGGACGCCGGTGGCCGGACGCGCACGAAAAACGAACGGCAGAGCGTGAAGCGCGGGACCGGTGGCAGGTCGGCACCGGACGACGCCGCGGGCCGCTCCGCGGGTGCGGCAGCAGCGACCGCCGCGTCAATCCCGGCGATCGTGCTCGACGCCATCCGCAACCTGTTGGCACGTCCGCTGGCGTCGTATCAGCTGATTCTCACGATGTCGTTCCTGCTCACCACATTCGGCCTGGTGATGGTGCTCTCGGCGTCGTCGGTCGAGGGGTATTCCAAAGAGGGATCGGCGTACGGGCTGTTCGCCACGCAGGTGATCTTCGCCCTGCTCGGCCTGGTGGTCTTCTACTTCATGCTGCGGATCCCGGTGCGGTTGCTCCGACGGTTCGCCGCTCCCGCGATGTTCGTCGCGGTGGTGCTGCTGGCGCTGGTCCTCATCCCCGGCGTGGGCACGCTGAGTCAGGGCGCACGCCGCTGGTTCGTCATCTACGGTTTGTCGGTGCAGCCGTCGGAGCTGGTGAAGGTCGCGTTGTGTATCTGGGGTGCGCACCTGCTGGCCTCGCGCCGACGGGACAACGCCTCGCTGCGCGAGCTGCTGGTCCCGCTCGTCCCGGTGGCGATGCTCGTGTGCCTGCTCATCATCCTCGAGCCGAACCTGTCGACGACGATCACCATCGCGATCATCGTCGGTGCGCTGTTGTGGTTCGCGGGACTGCCGGTCAAGGTCTTCGTCTCGTTCGCGGTGTCCGGCATCGCGCTCGCCGTGATCCTCGCCCTGGCCGAGGGCTACCGCTCGCAGCGCGTGATGAGCTTCCTCGGCAACGTCGACGACCCGCAGGGCGCCGGCTATCAGGCGCGCCAGGCGACCTACGCGCTCGCGAACGGCGGGGTCTTCGGCGTGGGCCTCGGCCAGTCGAGTGCCAAGTGGAACTATCTTCCGAACGCGCACAACGACTTCATCTTCGCGATCATCGGCGAGGAGCTCGGGCTCCTCGGCGGGCTCATGGTGGTGTTCCTGTTCGTCGTCCTCGCCTACATCGGCTTCCGGATCGCATCCCGGTCGACCGATCCCTTCCTGCGCCTGATGTCGGCGACCATCACGGTGCTGATCACCGCGCAGGCGTTCATCAACATCGGCTACGTCATCGGATTGCTGCCGGTGACCGGAATCCAGCTGCCGCTGATCTCGGCCGGTGGCACGTCGACGCTGACCGTCCTCGCGATGCTCGGTCTGCTCGCCAACGCCGCGAGGCACGAACCCGAGGCGGTCGCGACGCTCACCGGCGGGTCGCCGAGCCGCGTGGCACGGTGGCTGCGCCTGCCGACGCCGGTGGCCTACCGACAGACACGGGCGGAGTCGCTGCGCGATCGACTGGACCAGCGTCGCACGGCCGGTCCGCGTCCGACGGCCGGTGCCGGTCGCGGCGGCAGGGGACCGCAGTCGCGTCGCCGTCCGCCGAGCGGGCCCGCCCCGTCGGCCGATGCCGGACGTGGCCGTCGACGCTTCCCGTTGCCCTGGCGGCGTGCCGCCGAGACGTCGCAGCGGCGTGCCGCCGAGACGTCGCAGCGGCGTGCCGCCCCGTCGCAGTCCGCGCGGGACGATCGGCGGCAGGGTCGGTCGTCGACGCGATCCGGTGCCGGCGACACCCGAGGAGCCCGGTCGGCGGCCTCCGGCCGGGCGGGTGTCCCGCGCGGGCGGGTCCGGCCGGGGACTTCTTCGCGGAGCGGCGTCGACTACGGTGTCGGGTATCGGGGGAGCGGGTCGTATGTACGCGGCGCCGGGAGCGGAGCGAGCGGGCCGTATGTACGCGGCGCCGGGAGCGGAGCGAGCGGGCCGAATGTACGCGGCGCCGGCCGTCGGTGA
- a CDS encoding UDP-N-acetylmuramoyl-tripeptide--D-alanyl-D-alanine ligase, giving the protein MTTGAVTVIRGDAPVSVDDARRLIRRLAESAGAGRTWAVIAELASPAGLTENQRVVEHDLLGRLAVRLAVDKTLCVGDSRSVHALHQGAVMEGSWGDEARIVKSVDAAARLADTEPDWQPTAGDVILLAAAGADLDSVITAWSERGGWQVVDAPAGDEAAP; this is encoded by the coding sequence ATGACCACCGGAGCGGTCACGGTCATCCGCGGCGATGCACCGGTGTCGGTCGACGACGCGCGCCGGCTGATCCGGCGCCTCGCCGAGTCCGCCGGCGCCGGCCGCACCTGGGCGGTCATCGCCGAGCTGGCCTCGCCGGCCGGCCTGACCGAGAACCAGCGCGTCGTCGAACATGATCTGCTGGGTCGCCTGGCGGTCCGACTGGCCGTCGACAAGACTCTCTGCGTGGGGGATTCACGATCGGTGCACGCGCTGCACCAGGGCGCGGTCATGGAGGGTTCGTGGGGTGACGAGGCGCGCATCGTCAAGTCCGTCGACGCCGCCGCCCGACTCGCCGACACCGAACCGGACTGGCAGCCCACCGCCGGCGACGTCATCCTGCTGGCCGCGGCCGGCGCCGATCTCGACTCCGTGATCACCGCGTGGTCCGAGCGGGGCGGATGGCAGGTCGTCGACGCCCCTGCCGGCGACGAGGCGGCACCGTGA
- the mraY gene encoding phospho-N-acetylmuramoyl-pentapeptide-transferase, producing the protein MTQILLAGAIAIAVSILLTPVLIKVFSRQGFGQEIRVEGPQSHQTKRGTPSMGGVAILAALWAGYFGAHLVGVFTDAGNGPTASGLLVLGLATALGVVGFLDDIIKIRKHRNLGLNKTAKSIGQFIAAILFGILVLQFRNDYGYTPASTNLSYVRDIDAITLGSVVFVVFCWLVVAAWSNAVNFTDGLDGLAAGSMAMVLGSYVLVTFFQFVNACAGGAKPPSEIPTGCYQVRDPLDLALIAVAGGGACLGFLWWNAAPAKIFMGDTGSLALGGMLAGLSITTRTELLAVVIGALFVAEIMSVVIQIAFFRTTGRRVFRMAPFHHHFELGGWAETTVIIRFWLLTAIACALGLSLFYGEFLTTNG; encoded by the coding sequence GTGACACAGATACTCCTCGCGGGGGCGATCGCGATCGCGGTGTCGATCCTGCTGACGCCGGTCCTCATCAAGGTGTTCTCCCGGCAGGGCTTCGGGCAGGAGATCCGGGTCGAGGGCCCGCAGAGCCACCAGACCAAGCGCGGGACCCCGTCGATGGGCGGCGTCGCGATCCTGGCCGCCCTCTGGGCCGGCTATTTCGGCGCCCACCTCGTCGGGGTCTTCACCGACGCCGGGAACGGGCCGACCGCCTCCGGACTGCTCGTCCTGGGGCTGGCGACCGCGTTGGGCGTCGTCGGGTTCCTCGACGACATCATCAAGATCCGCAAGCATCGCAATCTCGGTCTGAACAAGACCGCGAAGTCGATCGGGCAGTTCATCGCCGCCATTCTCTTCGGCATCCTGGTGCTGCAGTTCCGCAACGACTACGGCTACACGCCGGCGAGCACGAACCTGTCCTACGTCCGCGACATCGATGCGATCACGCTCGGGTCGGTCGTGTTCGTGGTGTTCTGCTGGCTGGTGGTCGCGGCCTGGTCGAACGCGGTGAACTTCACCGACGGGCTCGACGGCCTGGCCGCCGGCTCGATGGCGATGGTCCTGGGCTCTTACGTCCTGGTCACCTTCTTCCAGTTCGTCAACGCCTGTGCGGGCGGCGCGAAACCGCCGAGCGAGATCCCCACCGGCTGCTACCAGGTCCGTGACCCCCTCGATCTCGCGCTCATCGCCGTGGCCGGCGGTGGAGCGTGCCTCGGCTTCCTCTGGTGGAATGCGGCACCCGCCAAGATCTTCATGGGCGACACCGGCTCGCTCGCCCTCGGCGGCATGCTCGCCGGTCTGTCGATCACCACGCGGACGGAGTTGCTCGCGGTCGTCATCGGCGCGCTGTTCGTCGCCGAGATCATGTCGGTGGTGATCCAGATCGCCTTCTTCCGGACCACCGGTCGTCGCGTGTTCCGGATGGCCCCGTTCCATCACCACTTCGAACTCGGTGGCTGGGCGGAGACCACGGTGATCATCAGATTCTGGTTGCTCACCGCCATCGCCTGTGCGCTCGGCCTGTCGCTGTTCTACGGCGAGTTCCTGACCACCAATGGCTGA